In Streptomyces sp. NBC_00878, a single window of DNA contains:
- the mraY gene encoding phospho-N-acetylmuramoyl-pentapeptide-transferase, whose amino-acid sequence MMNQILFAGVIGLFLTLIGTPLLIKLLASKGYGQYIRDDGPREHHAKRGTPTMGGIAFILATLLAYFFSKVITGKPPTFSGVLVLGLMTGMGLVGFLDDYIKIVKRRSLGLRAKAKMAGQLIVGISFAVLSLQFADNLNNTPASTRLSFVQDFGWSIGPVLFVVWALFMILAMSNGVNLTDGLDGLATGASVMVFGAYTFIGVWQFQESCANAQTLANPAACYEVRDPLDLAVVAAALMGACFGFLWWNTSPAKIFMGDTGSLALGGALAGLAICSRTELLVALLGGLFVLITMSVVIQVGSFRLTGKRVFRMAPLQHHFELKGWSEVLVVVRFWIIQGMCVIVGLGLFYAGWAAEK is encoded by the coding sequence CTGATGAATCAGATCCTCTTCGCGGGAGTCATCGGCCTCTTCCTGACCCTCATCGGCACCCCGCTGCTGATTAAGCTGCTGGCCAGCAAGGGCTACGGCCAGTACATCCGTGACGACGGCCCGCGCGAGCACCACGCCAAGCGCGGTACGCCGACGATGGGCGGTATCGCCTTCATCCTGGCCACGCTCCTGGCGTACTTCTTCAGCAAGGTGATCACCGGCAAACCGCCGACGTTCTCCGGAGTGCTGGTGCTCGGCCTGATGACGGGCATGGGCCTGGTCGGCTTCCTCGACGACTACATCAAGATCGTCAAGCGGCGGTCGCTCGGTCTGCGGGCCAAGGCGAAGATGGCCGGGCAGCTGATCGTCGGTATCTCCTTCGCGGTGCTCTCGCTGCAGTTCGCGGACAACCTCAACAACACCCCGGCCTCCACCAGGCTCTCCTTCGTGCAGGACTTCGGCTGGTCCATCGGCCCGGTGCTGTTCGTGGTCTGGGCGCTGTTCATGATCCTCGCGATGTCGAACGGCGTGAACCTGACGGACGGTCTGGACGGCCTCGCCACCGGTGCCTCCGTGATGGTCTTCGGCGCCTACACGTTCATCGGCGTCTGGCAGTTCCAGGAGTCCTGCGCCAACGCGCAGACCCTCGCCAACCCGGCCGCCTGCTACGAGGTACGGGATCCACTGGACCTCGCCGTCGTCGCCGCTGCCCTGATGGGCGCCTGCTTCGGCTTCCTGTGGTGGAACACCTCGCCCGCCAAGATCTTCATGGGCGACACCGGTTCGCTGGCCCTCGGCGGCGCGCTCGCCGGACTCGCGATCTGCTCCCGCACCGAGCTGCTGGTCGCGCTGCTCGGCGGCCTCTTCGTCCTCATCACCATGTCGGTCGTGATCCAGGTCGGCTCGTTCCGCCTCACCGGCAAGCGCGTCTTCCGGATGGCACCCCTCCAGCACCACTTCGAACTCAAGGGGTGGTCCGAGGTCCTTGTGGTGGTCCGCTTCTGGATCATCCAGGGCATGTGCGTGATCGTCGGACTCGGCCTCTTCTACGCGGGATGGGCAGCCGAGAAGTGA
- a CDS encoding UDP-N-acetylmuramoyl-L-alanyl-D-glutamate--2,6-diaminopimelate ligase: MTTTTPDPGNHGSPHTTPRPSLRSGGGVPGTLTAVPHADQSQTTQKGVPVTYPGPPRPAQNSATPLAELVAAVADQLAAPAPQGAQSATEVTGITHDSRAVRPGDLYAALPGARMHGADFVTQAAGLGAVAVLTDPTGAERAAATGLPVLVVDDPRGRMGELAASIYGHPGRDLLQIGITGTSGKTTTAYLVEGGLKTVRNTGLIGTVEMRIGDERIKSERTTPEATDLQALFAVMRERGVDAVAMEVSSHALVLGRVDGCVFDVAVFNNLSPEHMEFHSDMEDYFRAKAQLFTPKRSRLGVVNLDDEYGRRLTEEATVPVVTFSAEGHPDADWRAEEVQVGPMDSVFVAVGPKGERITAKSPLAGPFNVANTLAAIVSLAAAGLDPQTAADGIAAVPGVPGRLERVDVGQPYLAVVDYAHKTDAVESVLRALRKVTEGRLHIVLGCGGDRDKTKRMPMGAAAARLADTAVLTSDNPRSEDPLSILATMLAGAAEVPAHERGEVQVFEDRAAAIAAAVARAQPGDTVLVAGKGHEQGQDIAGVVRPFDDRQVLREAIQKTQG; encoded by the coding sequence GTGACAACGACCACGCCCGACCCCGGGAACCACGGTTCGCCGCACACCACGCCGCGCCCCTCGCTTCGCTCCGGCGGGGGTGTGCCCGGTACGCTCACCGCCGTGCCACACGCTGATCAGTCCCAAACCACCCAGAAGGGCGTTCCTGTGACGTATCCGGGGCCGCCGCGACCGGCTCAGAACTCCGCCACACCCCTCGCGGAGCTCGTGGCGGCAGTCGCCGATCAGTTGGCGGCCCCGGCGCCGCAGGGGGCGCAGAGCGCCACCGAGGTCACGGGCATCACCCATGACTCGCGCGCCGTGCGCCCCGGCGACCTGTACGCCGCGCTGCCCGGTGCCCGGATGCACGGCGCCGACTTCGTGACGCAGGCGGCCGGCCTCGGCGCCGTCGCCGTGCTGACCGATCCGACGGGCGCCGAGCGCGCGGCGGCCACCGGTCTGCCGGTCCTCGTCGTCGACGACCCGCGTGGACGGATGGGCGAGCTGGCCGCCTCGATCTACGGACACCCCGGCCGCGACCTGCTCCAGATCGGCATCACCGGCACGTCCGGCAAGACCACGACGGCGTACCTCGTCGAGGGCGGTCTGAAGACGGTCCGCAACACCGGCCTGATCGGCACGGTGGAGATGCGCATCGGCGACGAGCGCATCAAGTCGGAGCGCACGACGCCCGAAGCCACCGACCTCCAGGCGCTGTTCGCCGTCATGCGCGAGCGCGGCGTCGACGCGGTCGCCATGGAGGTCTCCAGCCACGCGCTGGTCCTCGGCCGCGTCGACGGCTGTGTCTTCGACGTCGCGGTCTTCAACAACCTCAGCCCGGAACACATGGAGTTCCACTCCGACATGGAGGACTACTTCCGGGCCAAGGCGCAGCTGTTCACGCCGAAACGCAGTCGGCTCGGCGTGGTCAACCTCGACGACGAGTACGGACGCAGGCTCACCGAGGAAGCCACGGTCCCCGTGGTGACCTTCTCCGCGGAGGGCCACCCGGACGCCGACTGGCGCGCCGAGGAGGTCCAGGTCGGCCCGATGGACTCGGTCTTCGTCGCGGTCGGCCCCAAGGGCGAGCGCATCACCGCCAAGTCGCCGCTCGCCGGCCCCTTCAACGTCGCCAACACGCTCGCCGCGATCGTCTCCCTCGCCGCCGCCGGGCTCGACCCGCAGACCGCCGCGGACGGCATCGCCGCCGTACCGGGCGTGCCGGGCCGGCTGGAGCGGGTGGACGTCGGCCAGCCGTACCTCGCGGTCGTCGACTACGCCCACAAGACGGACGCCGTCGAATCGGTGCTGCGCGCCCTGCGCAAGGTCACCGAGGGCAGGCTGCACATCGTGCTCGGCTGCGGCGGCGACCGGGACAAGACCAAGCGGATGCCCATGGGCGCCGCCGCGGCGCGGCTCGCCGACACCGCCGTACTGACATCGGACAACCCCCGCTCGGAAGACCCCCTCTCGATCCTCGCCACGATGCTCGCGGGCGCCGCCGAAGTACCGGCGCACGAGCGCGGAGAGGTCCAGGTCTTCGAGGACCGGGCCGCCGCGATCGCCGCGGCCGTCGCCCGCGCGCAGCCGGGCGACACGGTGCTGGTCGCGGGCAAGGGCCACGAGCAGGGCCAGGACATCGCCGGAGTGGTCCGTCCCTTCGACGACCGCCAGGTGCTTCGCGAAGCTATCCAGAAGACCCAGGGATGA
- a CDS encoding penicillin-binding protein 2 produces the protein MSDREPPRRRVPPPARPVRPGGQRQPGPGARPVRRPASSGAQGPRVIRLGSPRPRLRMVSLALSLVLLAFVVRLLQVQAVDASEYTAKAEKNRYLSRTLAAERGGITDRNGVDLAISVDANDITADPTLFTRKATKTDDAPEQAAALLGPILDKDPEELAEKLRTKNTRYVLLARRQTPQVWTQIKDLKSTLADKAGEGGTANILAGVLQEPSTKRVYPNGDLGAGILGWVNADGKGGGGIEQQLNNDLSGKDGEIRYAQSGGRQVPTAGSTEKPAVAGSEVELTIDRDIQWAAQNAITEQVKESKADRGYVIVQDNRTGEILAMANSPGFDPNDLSEADGNALHNWGLEDAYEPGSTAKVMSMAAVLEENAATPTTHVTVPNRLARGDRLFRDDIDHRTWYLTLNGVLAKSSNIGTILATGQLGKTQQEANQVLYSYLRRFGIGGYTGLGFPGETKGILAPADQWSTSQQYTIPFGQGVSINAMQAASVYSTIANGGVRVEPTLVRGTKGPDGSFTPAAKPKKTRVVSEKTAKTLAQMLESVVDDREGTGAKARIPGYRVAGKTGTANRVDPATGHYRGYTSSFAGFAPADNPRVTVYCAIQNATKGSYFGGQICGPVYKEVLEFALKTLQVPPTGAPAARLPVTFTP, from the coding sequence GTGTCCGACAGGGAACCCCCGCGCCGCCGGGTGCCCCCGCCCGCCCGGCCCGTACGTCCCGGCGGCCAGCGGCAGCCGGGGCCGGGCGCCCGGCCCGTCCGCCGTCCGGCCTCGTCCGGGGCTCAGGGCCCGCGCGTCATCCGCCTCGGCAGCCCCCGTCCGCGGCTGCGCATGGTCAGCCTCGCCCTGTCCCTCGTACTGCTCGCCTTCGTCGTCCGGCTCCTCCAGGTGCAGGCGGTCGACGCGAGCGAGTACACGGCCAAGGCCGAGAAGAACCGGTACCTCAGCCGCACCCTGGCCGCCGAGCGCGGCGGGATCACCGACCGCAACGGCGTCGACCTCGCGATCAGCGTGGACGCCAACGACATCACCGCCGACCCCACGCTGTTCACGCGGAAGGCGACGAAGACCGACGACGCCCCCGAGCAGGCCGCCGCCCTGCTCGGCCCGATCCTCGACAAGGACCCCGAAGAACTCGCCGAGAAGCTCCGCACCAAGAACACCCGGTACGTCCTGCTCGCCCGGCGCCAGACCCCCCAGGTCTGGACGCAGATCAAGGACCTGAAGAGCACGCTCGCCGACAAGGCGGGCGAGGGCGGGACGGCGAACATCCTGGCGGGCGTCCTCCAGGAGCCCAGCACCAAGCGGGTCTATCCGAACGGCGACCTCGGCGCCGGAATACTGGGCTGGGTCAACGCCGACGGCAAGGGCGGCGGCGGCATCGAGCAGCAGCTCAACAACGACCTGTCGGGCAAGGACGGCGAGATCCGCTACGCCCAGTCCGGCGGCCGTCAGGTACCGACCGCGGGCTCCACCGAGAAGCCCGCCGTGGCCGGTTCCGAGGTCGAGCTGACCATCGACCGCGACATCCAGTGGGCCGCCCAGAACGCCATCACCGAGCAGGTGAAGGAGTCCAAGGCGGACCGCGGGTACGTCATAGTGCAGGACAACAGGACCGGCGAGATCCTCGCCATGGCGAACTCGCCCGGCTTCGATCCGAACGACCTCTCCGAGGCCGACGGGAACGCCCTGCACAACTGGGGCCTCGAAGACGCCTACGAGCCCGGCTCGACCGCCAAGGTCATGTCGATGGCCGCCGTCCTGGAGGAGAACGCCGCCACGCCGACGACGCACGTGACCGTGCCGAACCGGCTGGCCCGCGGCGACCGGCTCTTCCGTGACGACATCGACCACCGGACCTGGTACCTGACGCTCAACGGCGTGCTCGCCAAGTCCAGCAACATCGGCACCATCCTGGCGACCGGCCAGCTGGGCAAGACGCAGCAGGAGGCCAACCAGGTCCTCTACTCGTATCTGCGCAGGTTCGGCATCGGCGGCTACACCGGGCTCGGCTTCCCCGGCGAGACCAAGGGCATCCTCGCGCCCGCCGACCAGTGGTCGACCTCCCAGCAGTACACGATTCCTTTCGGCCAGGGCGTGTCGATCAACGCGATGCAGGCGGCCTCCGTCTACTCGACGATCGCCAACGGCGGCGTACGCGTCGAACCGACACTGGTCCGCGGCACGAAGGGCCCCGACGGGAGCTTCACCCCGGCGGCCAAGCCCAAGAAGACAAGAGTCGTCAGCGAGAAAACGGCGAAGACCCTGGCACAGATGCTGGAGTCTGTCGTGGACGACCGGGAGGGTACGGGCGCCAAGGCGCGCATTCCCGGCTACCGCGTCGCGGGCAAGACGGGCACGGCCAACCGTGTGGATCCGGCCACCGGCCACTACCGCGGTTATACCTCCTCCTTCGCCGGATTCGCGCCCGCGGACAACCCCCGGGTCACCGTCTACTGCGCGATCCAGAACGCCACCAAGGGAAGCTACTTCGGCGGCCAGATCTGCGGGCCCGTCTACAAGGAGGTCCTGGAGTTCGCCCTGAAAACCCTCCAGGTGCCGCCCACCGGGGCCCCGGCCGCCAGGCTTCCCGTCACCTTCACACCATGA
- a CDS encoding DUF58 domain-containing protein, with translation MTTGGMPTAQAEEDKGGLRTALAGLTTRGRSFLAAGIAAAICAYVLGQSDLLRVGLLLAVLPLVCATVLYRTRYRVAGSRRLSPGRVPSGSEARVHLRMDNVSRLPTGLLMLQDRVPYVLGPRPRFVLDRVEAGGRREVSYRVRSDLRGRYPLGPLQLRLSDPFGMCELTRSFSTYDTLTVVPRVEALPPVRLTGEAKGYGEGRQRSLALAGEDDVIPRGYRYGDDLRRVHWRLTARYGELMVRREEQPQRSRCTVLLDTRGIAFDGAGPDSAFEWAVSGTASTLVHMLERGFSVRLLTDTGTSVPGEGADGFAGASQESADAAGLMMDTLAVIDHSDGTGLSRAYDVLRGGNEGLLVAFLGDLDEEQATVLAKMRQRSGGAVAFLLDSEVWVHGAADEQSEERLRMLREAGWTALAVQPGTSLADLWREADRQRNGAASTGSTAGGGGS, from the coding sequence ATGACCACCGGGGGGATGCCGACGGCGCAGGCCGAGGAGGACAAGGGCGGGCTGCGTACGGCACTCGCCGGTCTCACCACGCGCGGGCGGTCCTTCCTGGCCGCCGGCATCGCGGCCGCCATCTGCGCGTACGTCCTGGGGCAGAGCGATCTGCTCCGGGTCGGGCTGCTGCTGGCCGTGCTGCCGCTGGTCTGCGCGACGGTGCTGTACCGCACGCGTTACCGGGTCGCCGGCAGCCGCCGGCTCTCTCCAGGGCGGGTGCCCTCGGGGTCCGAGGCCCGGGTCCATCTGCGGATGGACAACGTCTCGCGGCTGCCCACCGGTCTGCTGATGCTCCAGGACCGGGTGCCGTACGTGCTGGGGCCCCGGCCCCGGTTCGTACTGGACCGGGTCGAGGCGGGCGGCCGGCGCGAGGTGTCCTACCGCGTGCGCTCGGACCTGCGCGGCCGCTACCCGCTGGGCCCCTTGCAGCTGCGGCTCAGCGACCCGTTCGGGATGTGCGAACTGACCCGCTCCTTCTCGACGTACGACACCCTGACGGTCGTCCCGCGCGTGGAGGCGCTGCCTCCGGTGCGGCTGACGGGCGAGGCGAAGGGGTACGGGGAGGGGCGGCAGCGCTCGCTGGCCCTGGCCGGCGAGGACGACGTGATACCTCGCGGGTACCGCTACGGCGACGATCTGCGCCGGGTCCACTGGCGTCTGACCGCGCGCTACGGCGAGTTGATGGTGCGCCGCGAGGAGCAGCCGCAGCGGTCCCGCTGCACGGTGCTCCTCGACACCCGGGGCATCGCCTTCGACGGCGCGGGCCCCGACTCGGCCTTCGAATGGGCGGTGTCGGGCACGGCGTCCACCCTGGTGCACATGCTGGAGCGGGGCTTTTCGGTCCGGCTGCTGACCGACACCGGCACCTCGGTGCCCGGTGAGGGCGCCGACGGATTCGCCGGAGCCAGCCAGGAGTCCGCGGACGCCGCCGGGCTGATGATGGACACCCTCGCGGTGATCGACCACTCCGACGGTACGGGCCTGTCACGGGCTTACGACGTGCTGCGGGGTGGGAACGAGGGGCTGTTGGTGGCCTTCCTCGGCGACCTGGACGAGGAGCAGGCGACGGTGCTCGCCAAGATGCGCCAGCGCAGCGGCGGGGCCGTGGCCTTCCTGCTGGACAGTGAGGTGTGGGTGCACGGCGCCGCCGACGAACAGAGCGAGGAGCGGCTTCGAATGCTGCGCGAGGCGGGCTGGACCGCCCTTGCCGTCCAGCCGGGCACGAGCCTGGCCGACCTGTGGCGGGAGGCGGACCGGCAGCGCAACGGGGCCGCGTCGACGGGCAGTACGGCAGGAGGCGGTGGCTCATGA
- the murF gene encoding UDP-N-acetylmuramoyl-tripeptide--D-alanyl-D-alanine ligase yields the protein MIALSLAEIAAAVGGQTYDIPDPAVQVTGPVVIDSRQVKDGGLFAAFVGERVDGHDYAQRAVEAGAVAVLAQRPVGVPAIVVDDVQTALGALARSVVERTGATLVALTGSAGKTSTKDLIAQVLNRKAPTVWPEGNLNNEIGLPVTALRVTEETRFLVLEMGARRIGHIRYLTDLTPPKVGVVLNVGTAHIGEFGGREQIAQAKGELVECLPPADEGGIAVLNADDPLVRAMTSRTKARVILFGESGEADVRAENVRLTGSGQPSFSLHTPSGCSDVTMRLYGEHHVSNALAAAAVAHELGMSADEIATALSEADALSRWRMEVTERPDGVTVVNDAYNANPESMRAALRALVAMGKGRRTWAVLGQMAELGDEALAEHDALGRLAVRLNVSKLVAVGGREASWLQLGAYNEGSWGEESVHVSDAQAAIDLLRSQLRPGDVVLVKASRAVGLERIAQALVEGTEGEVAV from the coding sequence GTGATCGCCCTCTCTCTCGCCGAGATCGCAGCAGCTGTCGGCGGGCAGACGTACGACATACCGGATCCGGCGGTACAGGTAACCGGACCGGTCGTTATCGACTCCCGCCAGGTGAAGGACGGCGGCCTGTTCGCAGCCTTCGTCGGGGAACGTGTGGACGGCCACGACTACGCGCAGCGGGCCGTCGAGGCGGGCGCGGTCGCCGTGTTGGCGCAGCGCCCCGTAGGCGTGCCCGCGATCGTCGTGGACGACGTGCAGACGGCCCTCGGCGCCCTCGCGCGCTCCGTCGTGGAGCGGACGGGGGCGACCCTCGTCGCGCTCACCGGCTCGGCGGGCAAGACGAGCACCAAGGACCTGATCGCCCAGGTGCTGAACCGCAAGGCACCCACCGTGTGGCCGGAAGGCAACCTCAACAACGAGATCGGCCTCCCGGTGACCGCCCTGCGGGTCACCGAGGAGACGCGGTTCCTCGTCCTGGAGATGGGCGCCCGCCGCATCGGCCACATCCGCTACCTCACGGATCTGACGCCCCCGAAGGTCGGCGTCGTCCTGAACGTCGGCACCGCCCACATCGGCGAGTTCGGCGGCCGCGAACAAATCGCCCAGGCCAAGGGTGAGTTGGTGGAGTGCCTGCCCCCGGCGGACGAAGGCGGCATCGCGGTCCTGAACGCCGACGATCCTCTCGTACGGGCCATGACCTCGCGCACGAAAGCACGCGTGATCCTCTTCGGAGAGTCCGGCGAAGCGGACGTACGGGCCGAGAACGTACGGCTCACCGGGAGCGGACAGCCTTCGTTCAGTCTCCACACACCCTCCGGGTGCAGCGACGTGACCATGCGCCTGTACGGTGAGCACCACGTGTCGAACGCGCTCGCCGCGGCCGCCGTCGCCCATGAGCTGGGCATGTCCGCAGACGAGATCGCCACCGCGCTCTCCGAGGCGGACGCCCTCTCCCGCTGGCGGATGGAGGTCACCGAGCGCCCGGACGGCGTGACGGTCGTCAACGACGCCTACAACGCGAACCCCGAGTCCATGCGAGCCGCCCTGCGCGCGCTCGTGGCCATGGGCAAGGGGCGGCGGACCTGGGCGGTGCTCGGTCAGATGGCCGAGCTCGGGGACGAGGCGCTCGCCGAGCACGACGCGCTCGGACGGCTCGCCGTCCGGCTCAACGTCAGCAAGCTCGTCGCGGTCGGGGGCAGGGAAGCGTCCTGGCTGCAACTGGGCGCATATAACGAGGGTTCGTGGGGTGAGGAGTCGGTGCACGTGTCCGACGCACAGGCGGCGATCGACCTGTTGCGCAGTCAACTGCGCCCGGGAGACGTCGTACTCGTGAAGGCGTCAAGGGCGGTCGGCCTGGAGCGCATCGCGCAGGCGCTGGTCGAGGGCACCGAGGGTGAGGTTGCCGTCTGA
- a CDS encoding MoxR family ATPase, whose amino-acid sequence MTTYDDRASLTDLTATVERIRSSVEEVIEGKPEVVRLSLTVLLAEGHLLIEDVPGVGKTMLAKALARSIDCSVRRIQFTPDLLPSDITGVSIWDQQNRDFEFKPGAIFAQIVIGDEINRASPKTQSALLESMEERQVTIDGTTYELPSPFMVVATQNPVEMEGTYPLPEAQRDRFMARVSIGYPSAEAELQMLDVHGGVSPLDDLQPVAHAHEIVKLIDAVRTVHVADPVRRYAVDLVAATRSHPDLRLGASPRATLHLLRAAKASAALSGRDYALPDDVQALAVAVLAHRLLPTAQAQLNRRTAEQVVLEILQRTAVPAAPQSPSGLGMGRGSSAFGQQPPRRL is encoded by the coding sequence GTGACGACCTATGACGATCGAGCGAGCCTTACAGATCTGACCGCCACTGTGGAGAGAATCCGCAGTTCGGTGGAGGAAGTGATCGAGGGCAAGCCTGAGGTCGTGCGGCTTTCGCTGACCGTACTGCTCGCGGAGGGGCATCTTCTGATCGAAGATGTCCCCGGCGTGGGCAAGACCATGCTGGCCAAAGCACTGGCGCGGTCCATCGACTGCTCAGTGCGGCGTATTCAGTTCACGCCCGACCTGCTGCCCTCGGACATCACAGGCGTGTCCATCTGGGATCAGCAGAACAGGGATTTCGAGTTCAAACCGGGCGCGATCTTCGCGCAGATCGTGATCGGCGACGAGATCAACCGCGCGTCGCCCAAGACACAGTCCGCGCTCCTGGAATCCATGGAGGAGCGCCAGGTCACCATCGACGGCACGACCTACGAGCTGCCCAGCCCGTTCATGGTGGTGGCGACGCAGAACCCGGTCGAGATGGAGGGCACCTACCCGCTGCCGGAGGCGCAGCGCGACCGCTTCATGGCCCGGGTCTCCATCGGCTATCCCAGCGCGGAGGCCGAGCTGCAGATGCTGGACGTCCACGGCGGTGTGTCCCCGCTGGACGACCTCCAGCCGGTGGCGCACGCGCACGAGATCGTGAAGCTCATCGACGCGGTCCGCACGGTCCACGTCGCCGACCCGGTGCGGCGGTACGCCGTGGACCTGGTCGCCGCCACCCGCAGCCACCCGGACCTGAGACTCGGCGCCTCGCCGCGTGCCACGCTGCATCTGTTGCGCGCGGCGAAGGCGTCCGCCGCTCTCAGCGGCCGGGACTACGCGCTGCCGGACGACGTCCAGGCCCTCGCGGTGGCGGTCCTGGCCCACCGGCTGCTGCCCACGGCCCAGGCACAGCTGAACCGTCGTACGGCCGAGCAGGTCGTCCTGGAGATCCTCCAGCGCACGGCCGTGCCCGCGGCGCCCCAGTCGCCGAGCGGTCTGGGAATGGGCCGGGGTTCGTCCGCCTTCGGCCAGCAGCCGCCCCGGAGGCTGTGA
- the rsmH gene encoding 16S rRNA (cytosine(1402)-N(4))-methyltransferase RsmH: protein MGREAHSNKGGGGRREGQTRHVPVMLQRCLDMLAPALERPGAVVVDCTLGLGGHSEALLARFPEVRLVALDRDKEALRLSGDRLAPFGDRATLVHAVYDELPDVLDRLDLPRVQGVLFDLGVSSMQLDEADRGFAYAQDAPLDMRMDQSAGMSAAEVLNTYPPGELVRILRAYGEEKQAKRIVSAVVREREKEPFSSSARLVELIRDALPQAAKRTGGNPAKRTFQALRIEVNGELTVLERAIPAAVKTLAVGGRIAVLSYHSLEDRLVKQVFAAGAANTAPPGLPVVPERYQPRLKLLTRGAELPSEEEVAENRRAAPARLRGAQRIREDAE from the coding sequence ATGGGGCGCGAAGCGCATTCGAACAAGGGTGGTGGTGGGCGACGGGAGGGACAGACTCGACATGTCCCGGTGATGCTCCAGCGGTGCCTGGACATGTTGGCGCCCGCACTGGAGCGCCCCGGAGCGGTCGTCGTGGACTGCACTCTCGGCCTCGGCGGCCACAGTGAGGCCCTGCTCGCCCGGTTCCCCGAGGTCCGCCTCGTCGCCCTCGACCGCGACAAGGAGGCGCTGCGTCTCTCCGGAGACCGGCTCGCCCCGTTCGGTGACCGGGCCACCCTGGTGCACGCGGTCTACGACGAACTCCCCGACGTGCTCGACCGCCTGGACCTCCCGCGCGTCCAGGGCGTCCTCTTCGACCTCGGCGTCTCCTCCATGCAGCTCGACGAGGCCGACCGCGGCTTCGCGTACGCCCAGGACGCCCCCCTCGACATGCGCATGGACCAGTCGGCGGGCATGAGCGCGGCCGAGGTCCTCAACACCTACCCGCCGGGCGAGCTCGTACGGATCCTCAGGGCGTACGGCGAGGAGAAGCAGGCCAAGCGGATCGTGTCCGCGGTCGTGCGCGAGCGCGAGAAGGAGCCCTTCAGCAGCAGCGCGCGGCTCGTCGAGCTGATCCGCGACGCCCTGCCGCAGGCCGCAAAGCGCACCGGCGGCAACCCCGCCAAGCGCACCTTCCAGGCCCTGCGTATCGAGGTCAACGGCGAACTCACCGTCCTGGAGAGGGCGATCCCCGCCGCCGTGAAGACGCTCGCCGTCGGCGGCCGGATCGCCGTGCTGTCCTACCACTCCCTGGAGGACCGGCTGGTCAAGCAGGTGTTCGCCGCGGGAGCCGCCAACACCGCACCGCCCGGACTGCCGGTCGTCCCCGAGCGCTACCAGCCCCGGCTCAAGCTGCTGACGCGAGGTGCCGAACTCCCCTCCGAGGAAGAGGTCGCCGAGAACCGGCGGGCCGCCCCGGCGCGGCTGCGAGGGGCGCAGCGCATCAGGGAGGACGCCGAGTGA
- a CDS encoding carbonic anhydrase: MTTSASVPTDSEGAISDDGTVTDRLVEANERYAAAFTDPGMDARPVLQVAVVACMDARLDLHDALGLELGDCHTIRNAGGVVTDDVIRSLTISQRALGTRSVVLIHHTGCGLESLTEDFRHELEMEVGQRPAWAVEAFRDVEQDVRQSMQRVRTSPFLLHTGDVRGFVFDVKTGLLREIDPT; encoded by the coding sequence ATGACGACCTCCGCATCCGTTCCCACAGACTCCGAAGGCGCCATATCCGACGACGGCACCGTCACCGACCGTCTCGTCGAAGCCAACGAACGGTACGCCGCCGCGTTCACCGACCCCGGCATGGACGCCCGCCCCGTCCTCCAGGTCGCCGTCGTGGCCTGCATGGACGCCCGCCTCGACCTGCACGACGCGCTGGGCCTGGAGCTCGGCGACTGCCACACCATCCGCAACGCGGGCGGCGTGGTCACCGACGACGTGATCCGCTCCCTCACCATCAGCCAGCGCGCCCTCGGCACCCGCAGCGTGGTGCTGATCCATCACACCGGTTGCGGCCTGGAGTCCCTCACCGAGGACTTCCGGCACGAGCTGGAGATGGAGGTCGGCCAGCGCCCCGCCTGGGCGGTGGAGGCCTTCCGGGACGTCGAACAGGACGTGCGGCAGTCCATGCAGCGGGTGCGCACCTCTCCATTCCTTCTGCACACGGGCGACGTACGTGGTTTCGTGTTCGATGTGAAGACGGGCCTGCTGCGTGAGATAGACCCCACCTGA
- a CDS encoding septum formation initiator family protein has product MSRKPELKGRAARLARLFPSGPGQAARTPFVLLVVLLLGGGLIGLLVLNSALSAGAFQLDDLQRDTKSLTDEEQALQRDVDAYSAPDALQRRARELGMVPGGDPAFLNPDGSVRGVPSAAAEQSSVSVPVIRPPDVLLPASAPTPTETQAAGGPGTPAEPSTPAEAQPPTEPAAPAAPTTTPGQVTEPSPQPTQPATNPGR; this is encoded by the coding sequence GTGAGTAGGAAACCCGAACTGAAGGGAAGGGCGGCCCGACTCGCGCGACTCTTCCCGTCGGGCCCCGGACAGGCCGCCCGTACACCCTTCGTACTCCTGGTCGTGCTCTTGCTCGGCGGCGGCCTGATCGGACTCCTGGTGCTGAACTCCGCGCTCAGCGCGGGGGCGTTCCAGCTCGACGACCTCCAGAGGGACACCAAGAGCCTCACCGACGAGGAGCAGGCGCTCCAGCGGGACGTGGACGCCTACTCCGCCCCCGACGCCCTCCAGCGCCGCGCCCGCGAGCTGGGCATGGTGCCCGGCGGCGACCCGGCCTTCCTCAACCCCGACGGCAGCGTCCGCGGCGTCCCCAGCGCGGCCGCCGAGCAGTCGTCCGTGTCCGTCCCGGTGATCCGCCCGCCCGACGTGCTCCTCCCCGCGTCGGCTCCGACGCCCACCGAGACCCAGGCGGCCGGCGGGCCCGGTACACCCGCCGAGCCCTCGACGCCCGCCGAGGCCCAGCCGCCCACAGAGCCCGCCGCGCCCGCCGCGCCCACCACGACGCCGGGGCAGGTCACGGAGCCGTCCCCGCAGCCCACGCAGCCCGCTACGAATCCCGGCAGGTGA